GTCCCACATTATGGGCAAAGAGCATGAAATACACAGCTCAAATATATGTAAAGGAAATTATGGTCCTTACTCATCACACTCAATTTGCAGTGGCCGGACAGGGATcgccgcagcagcagcactgtcccAGGCAGACCCTTGGGATTATCTCTGGGTTTTGCAACCAGCATTAACCAGGTAACACTaaggatttttcatttataGAGCTTCCTCTTAGATTTTCGTTTTCCCTAGTCCATTAAGTGGCGCTATTTTAGAGACGCCAAATTAGAGAGGACTTAAAAATCAGCCACGTTAAAGCTTGAGGTTGGAGGTGGGCGGGAGGgctttgcaaagaaaaagctgctgtctcctggcaggcaggagtAAAACGAATTTAAGTGtgtagatagatagataaatagatatttttaaaaattagtttcaaaACCCTAGAATGGGGATAAACTCAGAAAATCTGTCCCGTGACGGGCTCCGTGGCCCCGCTCCGCTGAGGGGGTTTCCCGCCTCCCGTGAGGGACTCCATGTCCCGCCTCCCCTGAGGAGAGCTCCGGCCTCCCGTGAGGGACTCCATGTCCCGCCTCCCCTGAGGAGAGCTCCGGCCTCCCGTGAGGGACTCCATGTCCCGCCTCCCCTGAGGAGAGCTCCCGCCTCCCGTGAGGGGCTCCATGTCCCGCCTCCCCTGAGGAGAGCTCCGGCCTCCCGTGAGGGGCTCCATGTCCCGCCTCCCCTGAGGAGAGCTCCCGCCTCCCGTGAGGGGCTCCATGTCCCGCCTCCCCTGAGGAGAGCTCCCGCCTCCCGTGAGGGACTCCATGTCCCGCCTCCCCTGAGGAGAGCTCCCGCCTCCCGTGAGGGACTCCATGTCCCGCCTCCCCTGAGGAGAGCTCCGGCCTCCCGTGAGGGGCTCCATGTCCCGCCTCCCCTGAGGGGCTCCATGTCCCGCCTCCCCTGAGGGGCTCCATATCCCGCCTCCCGTGAGGGGCTCCATGTCCCGCCTCCCCTGAGGGGCTCCATATCCCGCCTCCCGTGAGGGGCTCCATGTCCCGCCTCCCCTGAGGGGATTTCCCGCCTCCCGTGAGgcgaggccccgcccccgccctgGCCGCCCGAGGGTCGCAGCTGCGCCTGCGCGGTGCCCTCGCGCCCCCTCGCGGCGCGTGCGCAGAGAGCGGTGCAGCGGGCGTGAGGCGCGGAGGGGACGCGGagtcttttcccttccctgcttccttcctttccttcattcctttcctccctcattCCCTCCGTCATTCCTCGGGCTGTCTAGGCCGGGACCCGGGACCTCGGAGAAGGGTGCTGCCCTCGCGGGGAGGGCGGGCTGCAGCTGACAGGTATTTATTAGCCAGAACGATGGGCAGGAGAGCAGCGGGAGTCACTCGCCCGCCCCGGGAGCCGGGAAGGGTTTTCCGCAGTCAGAGCCTGGCGTGGGTTTCGCCGCTGTGAGCTGGCCCAGTGTCTTCTTGtgttgtttgtgtgtgtgtgtgcagcggCTTGTGGCAGCTCCGCGGCTCCCTCGGTTTTACCGATTCAGCCCCTTTAAGGTTCTCTTTGGGCTTAGAAGAACCACCAAAATAGCTGGGTTTGGTTGGTTAGTTTGTCATGTGCTCGCTTTCTGCAGGTGTCCGGGTGCAAGGGAGGTTTTAAAGGGCCCACAGGCATTCTGAGAGGAGCCCAGAGCATTCCCTGcctttggagctgctgggaaggtgaCACAAGGACACCTGTGAGAGGGGACATGGAAGGTACAGAGAGTCCATCTCTGAGCaggacagaatcacagaatcactgaagggtttgggttgcaagggaccttaaagctcatccagtgccaccccctgccatgggcagggacaccttccactatcccaggttgctccaagccccgtccagcctggccttggacacttccagggatggggctgccacagcttctctgggcagcctgtgccagtgcagaataggcagctctgagcaaaaGGAGAAGCTCAGAGAGGAGACTGTTGTCCAGGACAGTTGGCAAAATGACTCAAACCAAAGTTAAGATGGTTAAAAGAAGATGAATTGCTGAGCCAGGGCTCAGCCTCACAGGATGATGTCACTGTCATGCTGTGGTCTTTCCGTGGTGCTTTTGTCTTGAAATGCTCAGGTAAAGGACATTTTGTAGGTGTGTTTTGCTGCTTAGAGAGGTAGGTGGTACTTGGGTATTTCTGTCAGTATAGCATGAGGAGTGCAAATGTGGGGGTTGGTTTAGGAGATGTCAAAGAACCTCGAAGGGGGAATTAGTAGTTTATATCAAAGATCAGTGGAGAAAGATGAAAGATCTGTAAGCTCTTAGTAGATCTGTGTGTCTGCAGTAGGGGAGTGGAGAAAGGTGAAGCAcggaaggaaatggaaaaactggATCAGCTCCTAAATAGTTTAATTTTGTTAGTGTTAAAAAGCCTGTTTGGAAACATAACATATGCCTTGCGTTCCTGTCCATTTTATCCTGAGAAAGAGGGTCTTTGAGCCTCGAGGCTGATCTTGGTGTGtgctttgtgttttcagtgGGGAAATGAACCGAGAGTTGCTGCTGAGGTTTGAAAACCTGGTACAGCTCCGCGGTGCCTGCCGGCAGCTGCGTGCCCTGTCCTCCAGGAAAGTTTGTGGAGCACCATGGAAGCCCGTGCAGTTCTCTGCACATCCCATGGGGTCCCTCCTTCTGCAACCGCAGCTCTGGCAAAAAGACAGATCAGTCAGCGCTGCCTTATCACAGTGCAGACATCTAGCCACAAAGGAGGTAATTAAGGACATCCAGTAATCCCTGGGTTTGTGTGGAAGTACAAGAGCTCAGttggaatatttaatttttttttaaaaaaaagtgctttattCTTGAATATAGAGAAGTTGTTAGAAATCTGTAAGACAAAATGTACttaatgtataatttttttgccattccCTCTCATATACTGACTTAGGCGTAATGAATTTTTGCTGACACTGGAGGAAATGATTGCAAACAAAAATGGAAGTGGTTTTATTGATTTTTGtccttgttctgaaaaattaaaaatgcaaaaagatttAAGGGTAGTGTGctatacatttaaaatgttcattatGATGTGTCAAGTCATTAATTTATTGCAATTTGTATTGTAGTAAAAAAGATGTCTTTACCTCATATGGCTCAAGAGCATTgtctttttaatattgtttttgttatttcttaGTTTATGTATTCCTATCTATGTGTCTAATTCCGTGTAGgagacaaaaaagaagaaaaagaagattccCCTGACTAGAGGTGAAGTGGAGATAAGGCAGAAGATGACTGTGGAGGAACTGGCACAAGCTATGGGCAAAGACATAGGTGAGAGCCTGCTCTGGGGTCTGAAACAGCAAAATCTGCCACACCCCTTCCACCAGTGGGAAAGGCAAAGATGTCTTCAGTGGCCTTAAGTGGCCCTAGTTAGTGGTTGTTGATCCATCCCTTGGGAAGGGAGGTTGTACCCAGCCCCAAGGAAGTGTTGGGAGACACAGTGCAGactaaagagaaaagaagtcGGGCCAGCCAAAGTACCAGGCCAGACATCTAAATGTGAAGAAGCCAGGTCTGTCTGCCACCTCCAGCAGAAGGGCCTCAGATCCATGCGGGCTGCTCCTTATGGCTGTGGTTCCCAGGGGCTAAATTattctggaaggaaaacatgGCACCCTGCTTTGTAAGAGCTGGACCCCTGTGAGTTAAGAACTCGTGGCTGAAGAGCTTCAGCCCAAAATCCAGAGTAGCAGTAGGAATTTGGGATTCAGGAGCAATTTGTGTTTCATTAGAACAGTCATTCGATTAACTGGGAGTGGGCAAGACTTGTCTGGCATTGCTCCCTGTAGCAGTTTTTGACTACTGTAATATGTTCTGTGTTTCTACAACCAAAGAGAGGAGCATATGGTCAGATGTGTcaaatttccttccttcttgaATCActcctttgctgtttgctttagATGAgtttcagttgttttcttttttggagTTAGTGGAAAAGTAAGCTAGGAATATCTGAGTGAAAAATAAGATGGTAGCAGCTAACAGAGTAGTAATTTTCAGTAAATCTGCAAAAAGTTCTTCTCTGCGAGTATGTAGATTAACGGCAACTTTTAGATAAATCTGTCTAAGGGAAAACTCCCTTGTGAATAATACTTattagcacaaaaaaaaatttaaaagcctaATTAAGTGGGTTGGGTGGTTTTTTGTCCCACGTTTTTGTGGATGTAATTGTTAAATGTGTTTATGTTTTCTACAGACCATATTTATGAAGTGCTGCTGTACACAGACATTAACCTTGATTCAATAGAACCAGATTCCATCTTACATGAAGACCACATCAAGATGATTGTTCAAAAATCAGGAATGAAGTATAAatcagcaaaactgaaagaggaaaaggaaagaaaaaacacagatgcTGTGAAGAGGCAAGTTGTGAGCTGTTCTTTTTGGCTCTTTTAGTTCTGTGTCTTTCTGCAGGTCTTCGGGGAGGAGGCAGCCCCAACTGTGCAGCACCAAGTGCTGGTAGATGCCTCTTCTTAGCTGTTGTGGctcagtgaattttttttggtgtttacAATCCCCATTTTTGCTGTAATTACAGACCTCCTGCAGACCCAGCAGTACTGACCCCACGGCCCCCAGTTGTCACCATCCTGGGACACGTTGACCATGGGAAAACAACCTTACTGGACAGCCTGCGGAAAACCCAGGTGGCGTCGATGGAAGCAGGAGGCATCACACAGCACATTGGGGCTTTTCTTGGTATGGTCCAAGTCCATGTGCTCATGTCTAACACAGTTTCCTCTCCATCTCACGCAGCAGGCTGACTTGCTGCCAGTTCACTAGGGAAAAAAGGTGCCACATAAATGGTGAGAAAGGAAACCATAACATAAAATGTCTGTTGCTGATACCTGTCATAGCTATGTTGATGGAACTTCAAAGTGAATTGTCTGCACAGTTGAAATTAGACTGTTTTGGATTATGGAGGATCCCAAGACACTTCCTCCTTCCTGAGGCTTAAACAGCACCTGTGATCTCTGTGCCAACAATTGCCTGACTGCCTAAAACATGTCGTTATTATTAGAATGCTCTCAAAGGAGTGATGCTTGATGTACAATACCTCAACTAAAGCTGGGTGAAGTGCTGATTTTGAGCCGTACCATTTGTTCACAGTGCACATGCCTTCTGGGGAGAAGATAACTTTCCTTGACACTCCTGGCCACGCAGCCTTTTCAGCCATGCGGGCGAGAGGCACCAACGTCACCGACATCGTGATTCTGGTGGTGGCAGCAGAAGATGGAGTGATGCAGCAAACCATAGAGTCCATCCAGCACGCCAAGAGCGCAGGAGGTACAGTGTGGGGTGCTTTGGGAACCTGGCTTTTACCTCTCAAACCTCCTTGGACTGGGATCCACAGAACTTGGGGAGTAACTGTCCTACTCCCATTTGTCATCCCCTGAGATGTTTGAAAACGTACTGAATGTTGCAGTAATACATAAAGAtcctaaaatacaaatatttccaAGACAGGGGTtcattgtttgggtttttttttttccttccctacaTGGATAACTCCTCCAGCTTCTTCCTGGTAGCTCAGATCTCAatggctgctcagggaagaggCAACAAGTGGGACGATGATCTGTTCTAAGTGGCCATAACTTGCTGTAACCTTTTCTAGCAGCTGTGGTGCTAGCAGCAGGTTTTGGTTAGGTTGGTGCTGAGTTTGTGTGTTCTCTTTCTAGTTCCTCTTATCCTCGCCATTAATAAATGTGACAAACCTGAAGCTGATCCTGAAAGAGTAaagaaggaattgctggctcACGATGTGGTCTGTGAAGAGTTTGGAGGTGATGTTCAGgctgtaaatatttctgcactCAAGGTAAGATTGTGGTAGGAAAAATGATGGTGTTCATGGCTGTCTGATATGTGCAGAgagatgcatttttatttggcagctggaaaataaaatgcttctcTTCCTGGTATTTGATACCTTGCCATGAGCTCAGTGCTACTGGCTCTTGCCAGAATTATTTGAAACacactgaaatgtattttgaggCTCAGACTTCCAGCAAGCAAtaatatctcattttttttctggtaatcCAGTCCAACAGTTTTGTCTCTGATATCCTGAAGTCTTGCCTGAGTGTTAAATGTCATCACATTTCAGTGGGGGAATCTGGCACTAAGGGTTCAACTTCTGATCTCACTTTGATTGGGCACTTCCTTTATTCGGTGTGGTTTTGTGTGGTTTCATGCAGGGGGAAAACCTGATGGTTTTGGCAGAGGCAACTGTTGCTCTGGCAGAGATGTTGGAACTGAAGGCAGATGCCACAGGGCCAGTGGAGGGGACTGTCATTGAGTCTCGGAAAGACAAAGGGAAAGGGTGAGTCAGCTGCCACCTCTGCAGCTTCAGTGAAGCACTTTGTAACAACACAGACACGCTGCTCAGGGCACCTGTGCCTCAGTAAATAAAGCTGGAGCACTTTCTTTGCAGGGTTTCTAACTAAAGCCTTGAAATACTGCTCTGCAACACAAGAGGTTATAAACCAATGGGGCAAAATTCATCATATCCCTGAAATGAAATCCTGTAACAGGAAATAGTTTAAAATGGTAGAATGTGTTTTTTAAGATGTTATTAAAACAGTAGGAATGATGAAGTTAACAGTCAATACACAAAAAATTCTTTACAAGTTTTGTGTAACGTGACATTCTACCCTTAAGTATCTTAGTCCTCCATTTGCAGGTTCTGTGTGAATGAGGTGTGTTCTGCCCTCTTTAAAACTGAACTGAATTCTAGGAAATTGTTGGgatttgttgtttggggttgttgttttttgttttttattttgggtgGGGGTTCACTTAATGTGTAAAATCATTCTCTTCCTGGGTTCACAAATGCCAGATTTTGGATTGATCTGCAGAAATGAAGAGTACAGTAcagattttgggattttttaactCACTTAAAAATTAGGTGAGTGCTCTAGTAAATCATCACAGGAATATTCTGCCTGTGATGGATCACAAATCCATCCTGGTTATGTTGTGCCTACACTGACCGTGAAGACAGGGAGAAACATCACTTGCATTTTGtctgttatttttctcctctgctcttcacTAGTGCACTCACCACAGCCATCATCCAGAGAGGAActctgaggaaaggctgtgtTCTGGTTGCAGGGAAGACCTGGGCAAAAGTGCGTTTCCTGTTCGATGAGAATGGCAAAGCTGTGGATGCAGCCTCACCAGGCATCCCTGTGGAAATCATGGGCTGGAAGGAATCCCCTTCAGCAGGAGATGAAATCCTTGAAGTAGAGTCTGAGGTACAGAAAGAACTGTTCAATGGAAAGTTCCCACTGCAGGAAGGTGGATGGGAAGGAGCTGAGTAACAAGATAAGTGAGAGCTTTAAATCACCTGGATAATTTCATGAAAGGTCGAGCATGGGGATTAAGGGACCTGAGTTAGATGCTCTAGAAGAGGAATGAGGGCTTGCACtttgcctctttctttttccacctttcccCTGCTGGAGTGTCCTCATCTCCATTGGAACAATCCAGTACTTCAGGAGATCAGTGTTTTAATTTGAGAAAGAGAGAACTCTTGTCtgacaaagagaaaatgcacaaaatacAGCTTGAAATAGGTGTTGCGAGAGCTGGAAAAACACCACATGAAAGAATGAACAATAAATTCTCTTCTGCAATGCGGGGATACTGTAAAAATAGGCCTTGAGTCATGTGGTAGCTTAGGGAGGAAAAGCTCTTGTCTCATTCTGTGCCATCTGTGCAGCAAAACCTATAGttaaaagtgaaggaaaatgaGTGAGCCTGTAGAGAAGATGCAAAAGGATGAGACTGCATTATTGCAGAGCATTCTGATGCAGTGCTTTAAAGGTAATCTTTCTGTCTTCCTGCCCAGCAAAGGGCACAGGAAGTTGTGGCTTGGAGGAGCTATGTTGAAGAAcaggagaagatgaagaagGATCTGGAAGTTattgaagcaaagcaaaaggagCACAGGTTGGAATAtgagaagaagcagcagaagctgtCCCACCTGACCTGGAGACAGAGGAAGGCAGCGCTGTACAAGGCCAATAAGCATGTGATGTTCTCAAGGCCTaaggagagagcagagatgGATGAAAACACACTGTCATTAATAGTTAAAGGTGCTGTCCCTGTCTGTTTGCTGCTCCTTTGATGCTGTGCTTCTCAAATGCTCAGTCTGAAACAGAGCTCTAAATTAAACACAGTTTCTGTTACCAAAAGTTTAATCAGTTTAAAACTGATTATTGAACTGCTCTCCTGAGAGCAGGGGCATCAGAAAGCATCCAGTGGGCAGAAGGACGTGCTTCCAGCAGGGCCAGAACAACAGGAAAACTTCACATGCCCAACCCACTTATCCAGGAACTCCTAAGTAAAATCCATACATATAAACCCTTATATaagcatatatatacacatatataaaaccctatatatataaataataaaaaatacaagctATAAGCATTTTGCGTCAGCAAAATAGAGAAGAACAATTATATATTAAAGTGGGACAGGAGGAACTTGGTTTAACCTCATGTAGTGATATTCAAGCAGTGACTGTAGTTGAAAACCTGCAAACTTGACCTGACAGTGACAGCAGATGTAGAGTCTCTGGCCCTACTGTATTTATCCAGTTTATTTTTGGAATTAACAGACTTTTTGGATGAATTTTAACATACTACTCGAAATACAGTGACAGATGTCAAAAGACTTCGTTGCATAGTGTGGAGTTGACAGTAGTTgtatttctgtgtctttgaCTTGCACAAAGTCAGCAGTACTTCCATTTATCCATGCAGGTGATGTGGATGGATCTGTTGAAGCTATTCTGAATATCCTGGACAGCTACGATTGTGAGGATGAATGTAAACTGGATGTTGTCTACTT
The window above is part of the Corvus moneduloides isolate bCorMon1 chromosome 3, bCorMon1.pri, whole genome shotgun sequence genome. Proteins encoded here:
- the MTIF2 gene encoding translation initiation factor IF-2, mitochondrial: MNRELLLRFENLVQLRGACRQLRALSSRKVCGAPWKPVQFSAHPMGSLLLQPQLWQKDRSVSAALSQCRHLATKEETKKKKKKIPLTRGEVEIRQKMTVEELAQAMGKDIDHIYEVLLYTDINLDSIEPDSILHEDHIKMIVQKSGMKYKSAKLKEEKERKNTDAVKRPPADPAVLTPRPPVVTILGHVDHGKTTLLDSLRKTQVASMEAGGITQHIGAFLVHMPSGEKITFLDTPGHAAFSAMRARGTNVTDIVILVVAAEDGVMQQTIESIQHAKSAGVPLILAINKCDKPEADPERVKKELLAHDVVCEEFGGDVQAVNISALKGENLMVLAEATVALAEMLELKADATGPVEGTVIESRKDKGKGALTTAIIQRGTLRKGCVLVAGKTWAKVRFLFDENGKAVDAASPGIPVEIMGWKESPSAGDEILEVESEQRAQEVVAWRSYVEEQEKMKKDLEVIEAKQKEHRLEYEKKQQKLSHLTWRQRKAALYKANKHVMFSRPKERAEMDENTLSLIVKGDVDGSVEAILNILDSYDCEDECKLDVVYFGMGDISENDISLAEAFNGVILGFSVKANESIKKLADRKGIKIKLHNIIYKLIEDLKDELNSRLPPAVVESTVGEASVLDTFSVTVGKNKIPVAGCRVHKGLLDRKMKFKLIRNKDVIWKGCLSSLKYHKDDVQVIKTGMDCGLSLDKNLEFSIGDEIICYEEKEVRQTTSWDPGF